The Desulfobaculum bizertense DSM 18034 genome includes a region encoding these proteins:
- a CDS encoding metallophosphoesterase, with translation MTKKTPFWIGCGDIHDAPERLAEIPNIAEAEAVFVSGDLTTAHGAAVAQQVVEKMQTVHPRIFAQIGNMDDFALIDWLEEKQISLHRNVLECTPEFGVMGVGCSSTTPFATPCEAPEETLGQWLRETHAKVADWKNLLLVTHDTPRDTAVDALPNGMHVGSQAVREFIETAQPTVCLCGHIHEARGTDMLGETLVCNPGMLADGGYVEFRLVDGVLRAELKVL, from the coding sequence ATGACGAAAAAGACACCGTTCTGGATTGGTTGCGGTGATATTCACGACGCTCCAGAGCGTTTGGCAGAAATTCCGAATATTGCAGAGGCAGAAGCCGTTTTTGTGAGCGGAGACCTGACAACAGCGCATGGTGCGGCCGTAGCGCAGCAGGTTGTGGAAAAAATGCAAACAGTACATCCCCGGATTTTCGCCCAGATTGGCAATATGGACGACTTTGCCCTGATTGACTGGCTGGAGGAAAAGCAGATCAGCCTGCATCGGAACGTGCTTGAGTGCACACCGGAGTTTGGAGTTATGGGCGTGGGCTGCTCGTCCACGACGCCGTTTGCGACCCCATGTGAGGCTCCGGAAGAGACTCTGGGGCAGTGGTTGCGGGAAACGCATGCCAAGGTAGCGGACTGGAAAAATCTTTTGCTGGTGACGCACGATACCCCGCGTGATACCGCTGTTGATGCATTGCCCAATGGGATGCACGTTGGCAGTCAGGCTGTTCGGGAATTCATCGAAACGGCTCAGCCCACGGTATGCCTGTGTGGTCATATTCATGAAGCCCGAGGCACGGACATGCTGGGGGAGACTCTGGTGTGCAATCCCGGAATGCTGGCTGATGGTGGCTATGTTGAATTTCGCCTTGTCGACGGAGTGCTCCGGGCTGAACTCAAAGTGCTTTAG
- a CDS encoding exodeoxyribonuclease III yields MNYRLRSWNVNGFRAIQKKGFWDWLNSSDSDLVGLQEIKADPSQLREDERNPAGWDVFWNPARSKKGYSGTAILSKIPPLSVRFGLADESYCGEGRTVCVEFEEFYLYNIYFPNGGMGDDRLQYKLGFYDAFLEDAEELRKKKPIVVCGDFNTAHKPIDLARPKDNEKTTGFLPIERAWIDKLVAHGYLDTLRMFDQEPALYTWWSYRTAARVRNVGWRIDYFFVSEELRDNVKAAWIDSDVMGSDHCPLGIELEF; encoded by the coding sequence ATGAACTACAGGCTTCGTTCGTGGAATGTGAACGGTTTTCGGGCCATTCAGAAAAAAGGCTTTTGGGACTGGCTGAATTCGTCAGATTCGGATCTTGTTGGTTTGCAGGAAATCAAGGCGGACCCTTCCCAGCTCAGGGAAGACGAGCGGAACCCTGCGGGGTGGGATGTGTTCTGGAATCCTGCCAGAAGTAAGAAAGGCTATTCCGGAACTGCGATTTTGAGCAAAATTCCTCCGCTGTCGGTGCGTTTTGGCCTTGCTGATGAAAGTTACTGCGGCGAAGGACGGACGGTCTGTGTGGAATTTGAGGAATTCTACCTCTATAATATCTATTTCCCGAACGGTGGCATGGGTGACGACAGGCTCCAGTATAAGCTTGGCTTTTATGATGCCTTTCTGGAAGACGCGGAAGAGCTGCGCAAGAAAAAGCCCATTGTCGTGTGCGGTGATTTTAATACGGCGCACAAGCCCATTGACCTTGCCCGTCCCAAGGACAATGAAAAAACCACAGGCTTTTTGCCCATTGAACGGGCGTGGATCGATAAACTCGTCGCGCACGGGTACCTTGATACGCTTCGGATGTTTGATCAGGAACCAGCCCTGTATACATGGTGGTCATACAGAACCGCGGCCAGAGTCAGGAATGTTGGCTGGCGTATTGACTACTTCTTTGTGTCCGAAGAGCTTCGGGACAATGTCAAAGCCGCATGGATTGATTCTGATGTTATGGGGTCTGACCATTGCCCCCTTGGCATTGAACTTGAATTTTAA